In Juglans microcarpa x Juglans regia isolate MS1-56 chromosome 1S, Jm3101_v1.0, whole genome shotgun sequence, the genomic stretch ACCCAACGAGGCCGGACAGTCCTCCAAGTGGCAGCAGCCCAGAAGCCCCCCTATTCCTATTATTAATGTTTCAAAGGTTAAACAAGTGTACAAATAGAAAACGTCAAGAGTGCGTGCAActaatttaatatttctttcGAAACTATGTAGTAATTTATTTAATAGATTAATATTTCTCGGGAGGTTGCCCTAAGGTAAGCTAAATACAAACAGAAACTAATGTTGATAATAACAATGAACAGAAATCTAGCACCACACTAGGGAGATAACATGGATGCAGATCTTTCTCCACTAATGGCACCCTCAGGCCTCTTGCCTGCTGGGTCTTTGCTAGAATCATTGCTCCACATATGCAATGAAGTTACTTGCATGGAAAAGCTTCCTTCTGTACAGATTAGGAACGCTTCGACCATGATTCGAAGGATAAagattctttcttctttgtttgaAGAGATTCTTGAAATAAATAGACCACTTCCACCATCTGCAATCCTTTGTCTCGCCGAGCTTTTCTCTGTGTTTCGAAGGGTGAAGTTTTTGATCCTAGGATGCAAGGATGGCAGCTGTCTGTGGGGCCTTATACAGACTCAGTTCGTTTCAAATCAATTTCATGTTCTGGTGAAGGAGATGGGGAGGGCACTCGACATTCTACCTCTAAGCTTGCTTAATATCACGGTGGACACTAGAGAGCAAGTTGAGCTGCTTCACAAGCAGGCAAAGCGGGTAGATTTATTCATTGACCCTCGAGAACTTCAAAGAAGAGAAGAGCTTCTGCAAATAATGGCCAATGAAAAGAAGAACAACAGCAATCGTTTCGTTGACTTTGGAAAAGTGAAAGAGACTTTGAGCTGTCTTGGTTTGAGAAATCCATTCGAATATGTAGAAGAAATTTTAAAGCTAGAGGTTGAAGCCCAGAAGCAGGCAGGAACGGGTGGACTAATAGCCAGATCCAACATAGACAATCTCATATCCCTTGTTTCATATTCGAAGTCATACATTTTCGATGACGAAGAAAGtgagaaaacaaaacaacaccATAAGCAGTCGTCTGCATCCATTGGTAGGAATTATGATACTTGTTCGTCTTCTCAATCTGTTGTTCATAATATTCCTGATGAATTTCGTTGCCCGATATCACTAGACTTGATGAGAGACCCAGTGATTGTAGCATCTGGGCATACTTATGACCGAAATTCAATTGCCCAGTGGATCAATTCAGGTCATTATACCTGCCCAAAAAGCGGGCAGAGGCTACTGCACATGGCCCTCGTACCCAATTATGCACTGAAGAGTCTAATGTATCAATGGTGCCAGGAGAACAATGTCCCATCAGATGAAGATAAGGCATCATCTTTCTTAGACTCGGAGAGTAAGAACAGCAAAGGAAAACTGTGTGATAATGCTGTCGATCACCTTTCTGCTGCAAAAGCGGGTGTGGATGCTATCAAAATGACGGCCGAGTTTCTAGTGGGGAAACTAGCAACTGGTTCGGTAGAAATCCAGGGGCAGGCAGCGTATGAGCTGCGTTTACTTGCAAAAACCGGCATGAATAATCGCGGTATAATTGCTGAGGCAGGAGCCATTCCATTTCTGGTGACATTACTAAGTTCCTATGATCCTAGAATCCAAGAAAATGCCGTCACTGCCCTACTTAACCTTTCCATCTACGATAACAATAAGATACTAATAATGGCAGCTGGAGCAATCGACAGCATAATAGGTGTTTTAGAGTCAGGGAAAACAATGGAGGCAAGAGAAAATGCCGCGGCATCTATCTTCAGCCTGTCGATGATAGATGATTTCAAGGGGACGATTGGTGCCCGTCCTAGGGCCATTCCGGCCTTAGTCGGGCTCTTGAAAGAGGGCAGTACAGCCGGGAAAAAAGACGCTGCAACAGCACTCTTTAACCTCGCAGTCTATAATCCTAACAAGGCCAGTGTTGTGGTTGCTGGCGCGGTTCCTGTGCTCGTTGACTTGCTGATGGATGACAAGGCAGGTGTAACTGATGATGCCTTATCAGTGCTCTCTCTCCTTTTTGGTTGCTCTGAAGGGTTGGAGGAGATCAGGAAGTGTAGAGTTCTGGTGCCTCTCCTTATTGAACTTCTCCGATTTGGGTCTCCAAAAGGAAAGGAGAATTCAATAGCTCTTCTACTGGGCCTATGCAAAGATGGAGGAGAGGAGGTTGGAAGGCGTCTTCTACTTAACCCACGAAGCATTCCTTCCCTTCAGAGTTTCGCTGCTGATGGGTCCCTGAGAGCTCGAAGAAAGGCCGATGCACTGCTTAGATTACTCAACAGGTGTTGCTCTCAGTCTCCTAATTCAGTTTAATAACAAAGTGTAAAGATATTACCGACAGGGTCATGTACATTTGTGGGTGTCATACAAGTGAGTGTTTCATTTGGTACGGTTTTCACTTTGATACTGTAATTGGATCTCAACGACTACATCTCAGAGCATTTACATTGGCCAAATGAAATAGTTagttaaaatttacataattgatgTCAAAAATACCCTACATTGAATTGaccaaatctaaaataagatgAACTTCTACTTACAGTGGTTGGCCAAAGATGGAGAACTAtaattgattcaccaaacattaaaatactaatttttcactccaagcaaacattaaaatattaatttctcacttcaagcaaaaatactatttggtttgtaattaataaatttagatagaattttagatgagtttaatcaaatattttttgttattagctgacttttgaaaatatgattttttaatattaatttaattagaatataattattattaatattaaattagtagaattataaaatgtgatataaataaattaaatcaaaaattattattattaatattttattattatatagagagtagatggctaatctaatgtagagattgaatttaaatagaatagacaAATGTAAAACAAGTATGacattaactaaattttaaagatgcattTAACCAACTCAACGAAAATGCGAAtggtttcatctttttttttttttaaacgtatCAGGCTGAATTGCTCTAGAACAAACCAAGCTACAGTTTCAACTTTTTACGTCCAAACCAAAAATTCATGACCAAAAGTGCCTGCACCTGTTCCACAGAGTTCTTAATTGGTACTCGAGAGGATTCGACTCTgggaatttaattttatcttcgGGGAGCAGCCTCTCCGGGGGCAAGGATGCCCCTCGACCACCTTTTTTGTGAATGTGATTTCCTCCTCAAAAAGTACGGAACGCGTCCTCGAGACCCACCGTACAGGACTCCATCCACAAATGCGGACCAAGTGGAAACAATCGCTTAAGTTGAGAGAAAGAAGAACGGAGAACAGAATAACAAAGGAAGAAGGTTTCTCAAGAAGCAGAGAGGAACTTGTTTTATCTGGAAGATTCTagcataaaattttcattcatcTGAAATTTGTATACATCAATCAAGCTCTTTTGTACTCGAGCTAAAGACCAAAGTCATTTACCAACCATCTGGCAGTTTGCACAACAGTTCTTGTAACTGAAGTAACTACTTTCTTTTAAAGCAAAtcgttcttttctttcttacaGATACCAAGCTCATATTGGCTAGTACTCCCACCAATTGCTCAATCTAATTTCCAAGCTTATGTATGAAGTACACAAGGCCGGTTTATCACCATAGCTGATCTCGTGACAGTGGTCAATCGTTTTGAACCTTTGATGAAAAATATCTGCATCCCACCTCCCCACTAATTTGGattctaaaacaaaactcattgcAATCGGTTAAATTTAATGATCTGAGTCAAAAGGATAATCTCAGAATACATTTTACAGAACTACGTGGATGAAGTCACAAATATAACTTCCATTGCTTGAACTCATGCTTTTTACATTACTGACATGAGTAGCTCCAAcaagaataattaattaatttttggttTCCTTTTACAGAGTTAAGAGAGCAGCAGCCGGAAAACTATGGATTTCTTAGGACTCTAAGGCTAtaccactacaagaaatatgaCAGTGGGGATAATGGCTTAACTTTTGTTCAGCCAATCAAATCCGAACTGGTTGATATTATGAGGATGCAATCTAAGACCATCTGTGAATCAAGATTCACCTGATGTTGGTAATTAAAGTACCGGTTAGTAATTTATAACTCTACCAATTCCAGCTGAATGTGCGAGCCTTTTATCTTGTAGTTCCAGAACCAACTTCCACTATCCATAATGCTCGGTTCAATAGGGTCCAGCTGGACTGATAAACCTGAGTGTCAAGGAAAACCAGAAATGAATTGATCATGTGTTAATCAGCATCTCAACGAAAGGATTTGTGTATCTATATTTGGGATTTCAGATCTATGTTCTTCAGATATTCACATTCCCTATTAGAGTGGTTGAGGCTGACGGTGAAAGGGC encodes the following:
- the LOC121245833 gene encoding U-box domain-containing protein 1-like; amino-acid sequence: MDADLSPLMAPSGLLPAGSLLESLLHICNEVTCMEKLPSVQIRNASTMIRRIKILSSLFEEILEINRPLPPSAILCLAELFSVFRRVKFLILGCKDGSCLWGLIQTQFVSNQFHVLVKEMGRALDILPLSLLNITVDTREQVELLHKQAKRVDLFIDPRELQRREELLQIMANEKKNNSNRFVDFGKVKETLSCLGLRNPFEYVEEILKLEVEAQKQAGTGGLIARSNIDNLISLVSYSKSYIFDDEESEKTKQHHKQSSASIGRNYDTCSSSQSVVHNIPDEFRCPISLDLMRDPVIVASGHTYDRNSIAQWINSGHYTCPKSGQRLLHMALVPNYALKSLMYQWCQENNVPSDEDKASSFLDSESKNSKGKLCDNAVDHLSAAKAGVDAIKMTAEFLVGKLATGSVEIQGQAAYELRLLAKTGMNNRGIIAEAGAIPFLVTLLSSYDPRIQENAVTALLNLSIYDNNKILIMAAGAIDSIIGVLESGKTMEARENAAASIFSLSMIDDFKGTIGARPRAIPALVGLLKEGSTAGKKDAATALFNLAVYNPNKASVVVAGAVPVLVDLLMDDKAGVTDDALSVLSLLFGCSEGLEEIRKCRVLVPLLIELLRFGSPKGKENSIALLLGLCKDGGEEVGRRLLLNPRSIPSLQSFAADGSLRARRKADALLRLLNRCCSQSPNSV